Below is a genomic region from Rhinolophus sinicus isolate RSC01 linkage group LG11, ASM3656204v1, whole genome shotgun sequence.
GAAAAGTGCTGTCCCTTCAGCACCACGTCGGCGTCCCTTCACCCCCACCTCAAACTCCGACTCTACCAACCcggccctgctccccacccagctCTGACCTCAATGTCCCTCCTACAACCGCCGAGTCTCCTCTCGCACACGACTCCCCTCGGCCTCAACCCTGACCCAGTCCCCCATCAaccccgacccccaccccagcGGCTCTCCAGGTCTGAGCAGGAGGGGCGGCTTGGGGCCTGGCggccctctcccccgcccctccctccctccctcccttcccccggGGGCCCGAcgggtgggaggggagggctcGGCGAGCTCACCTCCTTGGAGCTGAGGTTGCCCCGCACGTACTTGGCCCGGGCGCGGGggggcagtggcagcagcaggagcagcagcggCGGCAGCAGGCGGCGCAGAGCGGGTGCGCGCGGGGGCTCCATTCCGCCCGctccggccccggccccggctcCGCTCCGGCTCCCGCTCCGGCCCGGCGACGGCAGCGAGAGCGCGCGGACCGGCAGGCGCGCGCCCCCGATTAAAGGGGCCGCTGGGCGCCGcgctccccgccccctcctccgAGGTGGCCCAGTCGGGCCCCTTTTTAATCCCCGTGGGAGAGGACGCCCCTTTCCCATCCTGTCCACCCAGGCACAGCTGCAGTCTCCCCTCTGGGAGTCTCCGGCTCCCTGTGTCCTAAACTAAACTCACCTTCCCCCAAGCTGTGCCTCCTCCAGACTGCCGTCTCTAAAGCGCCCACAACTGCCAGACCCCAACTCTGTCCTGACCTCCCCGCAATTTAGTCCACAAACTGCTCATCCACTCCCCCAAGCCATCTATCCCCTGCTGGGTCCACCTGAGGTGCCAGCGTTCCAGACCCCTTGCACTGTTACGTgccaagagagagacagagagggaaaacCACTTATTCTGGGTCACACAACACTGAGGTGGCAGAGAGCCCTCCGCCTCAACCACTGCACCCCCTGCCTGACCCTGTCCTGTCACTGCTTACGAGGTTGTGCGACTGGTTTGCTGAGACAGAGGTGTTGTTAAGAAGCTCATAAATCAGACTCAAATAAGTTGCCCGGGTTCAAATCACAGCGTTGCCTCTTTCTCGCCATAAGACCTCAGCCAAGTCACAGCCCTGTTATCTCCCAGTCCAGTCCCTTCCAAACTAAGGTGGTACCCACCTAGTTTCCCAGTGGCAATGGGGAAACCTGGAAAAGCTTTACAGTGTAGCTTCCAAGGCCCTGGGTTTGATTTTCCTGATCGGATTCCAACATATTTCTAGCTTCATCCCTCCCCCTCCACTGCAAAAAATTTACTGCTcttcaaaataccatttttaaattctctaagcCAGGGGGCCAAGCAGGAAACCTAAAAGAGTGATACACTTTCAAGGGAGAGTGTGGGTCCCAATGAAAGGGGGCCTCTGCTACTTGGCTTGAGCCAGTTGTTGCTGAGGGGATAACAGGTGGGGTGCcaactcattttccttttttctctctatttttgtttttagaagccagaaatgcaattctttttttttttttaaagcaaactgtTTGATTTATAACAATAGGCAATtgatttcaaaaatgtaaaatatatcatgGGTCAAATAAAAAAGCCTGTGAGCCAGATTCAGGCCATCTGCTGTTCCTGCCCTAACCGTGCTCACACACTGTTCTTGTGCTCAGCAGACCAGGAGCCCCTCAAGGGCAGGGCCCCAATGTGACCCTCTAGATCTCGGCATGGTCTACAGATATGGGCTGAATGAAAATGGTCCCACATCCCCTATTCACCCTCTTCCAGGCCTTGCATATACTGTTCCCCTTGCCTGAAatattcttttcctcctctaCTAGCAAGTTTCCACCAATCTTGAGAAATACAAAGGTTTGTGTCAGCTCTTTTATTAAGACCTTCCTCATCCCTGGGGCAGAGCCTGTACTCTTCTTGGACTCCCCAAGCCCctgcacctctctctctctcccagttgCAACCACTGGGGCTGGGACTGTCTGTACCCACCACTGGACTGGGAATCTCCTGGGGACAGAGCCTATCTCACTCACTCTGGGACCCCAGCATCGCCAGAGCCAAGAGTCTAGCACATTGTTGCCTTCCGTGGGTGAACATTTTGGACTGACTGAAGTCCCAGGtttctccagcctgctggcccctCAGGCCCTAGGAAGGTGATAAGTGACAGCACCTTCCCCTCTATTTTGGACCCAGAACTCAGAGCTAAGGTAAGCTGCTCTCCTGAGTCAGCCATTCACTAAAAATCAAGCGGGCCAGGAAGAAGATACTTTATTGAGGTGATTGGAAGTGCAGGAttcctgcccccatcccagcATTAGCCTTCTCAGTACAATCTCATGGGTGGAAAGGACCAGGCCTCTGGGCTGCTCTGAGTCACCAACCAAGAGAGGCTGGGCTGCAGGACAGGGGGGTTGGGACTCCAGTCCAGAGCAGAGGTTCGGGGCAACAAGGGTGATGGCAGGTGAGGCAGGGGTTGTTGTGTGCGAACCTCCCAGGGTCGGGGAGGGGGCGGTGTGGCTACCAGCCAGATGCTTTTCAGCAGGTCAAAGGCAGTTGGGGGGCCCCAGGCCACCCCGGATGGTGAAGACATTGAGGGCAATGGAGGTAGCCAGGGACTTTTCGGTGGTGCCACGCTCACCCTGTGTGTAGCGGGAGTGCTGGAGGTGTGAGGCATGGTAAAGGTGAATGCCTTTGTCCCTTGTCGCCTCCTCTCCCCTGGGGCCTGCTCAGGGCTGTTGACCCAGGAGGAGGGTGTCATTCCTCGTCTCTCAGGGCCCCCAGGCTTGGTCCCTGGCACAAAGAAAAGAAGCATGGAGGGGCAGCTGAGCTAGAACAGACAAGGGGAAGGGGAACACAAGGAACAGGAAGTGGGCTCACCTGACAAGGGTGGCTGGCAGCCCCGGAGCACCACCATAAGGTCAGGCACACAGCCATGGCAGGCCTGTAAGGTACCCACGACGGCGTCCCTGGCCTCTTGCACTAGGTTCCTCCTGGGGAAGGCCTGTGGCAGAATCAGATGACACTGCAGCTCCGCCAGCAGCTGCCCCAAGCCAGGGAGCTTGGGAGGACTAGGTGGGCCTGGGCCCGAGCCTCCAGGCACCTGGTTCTCCTTGCCTCTTGACTGTGAGGCTGGTTCTCTGGCCCTGTCTGGGCTTGGGGAAGGCTTGGTAGTCAGTGTGGGGGTGACTGGATCCAGGGACCCACTGCTCAGCAGCCGTGCCACATCCAGAGATTTCACCTCGTGGTTGAAGAGGCCCCGGTGCTCCCTGCTCAGCCGGCCCTGGGTTATGACCACCAGCTTGGGGGCAGTAGGGGCCACGGGATCCCGGAGGGCTAAAGGTGGATTCCGACTGGCCACAGGAGGATCCTGACGGGCCAGTGGCCGGCGGCTGCCCACCAAGGCCTCGTTACGCTCTCGCCTGGTCTTCCGACGGCGGACCCGACCAGGTTTCTCAGCCCTCTGGAAAGGTTGGGTGGCTGGTGCCCGGGTGTCCATGGTGTCCTGGAAGATAAAGATAGTCATCAGCGTGCATGCAGATGAGTCAGGGACCTAAAAGTGAGTAGTGAGAAGAGATGGTTTGGGGTGAAGTGGGAGCACTATTTAGAGAAATaagatgagagaaagaaatgtgCGAAGAGAGATGGGAAAAGGCTTGGTCAGGGAAGGAGTCATAGGGGTTGGGTGCAGTCAAGGGAGCCACAGTGAGGGGGAAGATTTGTTAGGGAATACAGAAAGAGTAATAAGGAATAGGAACGTGAGGAAAATAGCCAACGGATGGGACAAGAAAGGGATCATGAGACTCGAGGGATCTGGTGAACCAAAAAGGGATTTTGGACACAAGAGAAATCCTGGGACTGAGGAGGTGCTGGAGAACGCAGAAAGTGGAGAGATattgtcaaggaaaaaaaaaaagacaggagagaGTGACAGCAAAAGAGAAGCTGGACAGAGAAAGCCTGAAGGACACAGAAAGGGTGACAGAGGAGCTATCACAGACTGGGACCTGGTCACGGGGTGTTGGAGGAGTGAGGCTGGAGGAGAAGCAAAAGTGGGGCAGTTGAGGTAGATAAAGGGGGGGTTACGGTTggtggggggaaggtgggggaggggcacttCACCTTCTCCTGCCCAAAGAACCCAGCGCCCTGCCCACCCCACGTGGCTGTGGGGGCTCAATGGCTTCTCTTCGGTGGCGACCCTAGCTTACTGAGCCCGGCACTCTTCCGGGCTTTCTCAGGCCAGGTTTCCTGCGCATGCGCGTGCCCCTCCCACGCCCTTTCGCTTCGCTGCGTCTTAGAGGCTCGAGGCTCAGGGGCACGTGCCACAGGCCTTGAGTGCCCGTTATAGCCCCatccctcccagcctccctttcGGAAACTTCTCATTTGTCCTTAGGCACCTCCCAGCCACCAATTGGCTGTGAGGTCAACTAGACCTGCCCCCTTCCTGAATGCTGATTGGTTTAGAGATCTATGGGTGGACTTTCTGTCTGGAACACGAGAGAAGGCCTGGCGTGAAGGACCATGGTACACCC
It encodes:
- the PRR19 gene encoding proline-rich protein 19 is translated as MDTRAPATQPFQRAEKPGRVRRRKTRRERNEALVGSRRPLARQDPPVASRNPPLALRDPVAPTAPKLVVITQGRLSREHRGLFNHEVKSLDVARLLSSGSLDPVTPTLTTKPSPSPDRAREPASQSRGKENQVPGGSGPGPPSPPKLPGLGQLLAELQCHLILPQAFPRRNLVQEARDAVVGTLQACHGCVPDLMVVLRGCQPPLSGTKPGGPERRGMTPSSWVNSPEQAPGERRRQGTKAFTFTMPHTSSTPATHRVSVAPPKSPWLPPLPSMSSPSGVAWGPPTAFDLLKSIWLVATPPPPRPWEVRTQQPLPHLPSPLLPRTSALDWSPNPPVLQPSLSWLVTQSSPEAWSFPPMRLY